The sequence GCGACGTTGACGATAGTGCCGCCGCCGTCTTGGAGGAGCGGCGCGGCCTCGCGAACCAGTCGCACCACGCTCATCACGAGGAGGTCGTACGCCTCGTACCAGTCCTCGTCGGTTGTGTCGAGGAAGGGACCGCTCGGCGGGCCACCGGCGCTCGTCACGAGGTGGTCGAGGCCGCCGAACTCCTCGACCGTTCGCTCGACCAGCGCCGTCACGTCGTCCGGGTCGGTGATGTCGCCCTGGACGCCGACCACGTCGCCCGTCGCCGTCTCGCGGATGTCGTCCACGGCGTCGGCGAGGCGGTCCGGGTCGCGGCCGTTGACGACGACGTTCGCCCCCTCTGCCGCGAGGGCGGCCGCCGACGCCTTCCCGAGGCCGCTACTGGAAGCCGACACGAGCGCTGCGTTGCCGTCGAGTCCGAGGTCCATACGCCGACGTGGCCGGTCGGTCCCCATAGTGTTTACTGGTCCCACCGGGCCGTCGCTCGAAACGATAAAGTCGGGGCATCTCGTGTGGTGCGTGTGCACACGCGAACGAACACTCTCCCACGTCTCGGAGGGTCGGCGTGAGCCTCGTCGCCGTCGCGGAACTCGCGCATCCCGACCTCGCGTTGACGCCGACGATTCGCGCCACCGACGCATCGATTCAGGTGGTCTCGCACACCGCCACTGACGCCGAGACGGGCATGTTCTTCTTTCTCGTCGAGTCGGACTCGTTCCCCGAGTTCGAGGCCGCGCTTGAGGCCGACCACACCGTCTCGGAGTCGTTGATCGTCGCCGAGGCGGAGACGACGCGTATCTATCGGCTCGGTCACTCCGACGGGACGAAACTCCTCTCGCCGACGGTGACGGAGATGGGCGGCCTGATGCTCGAAGCCGACAGCACGGCCGACGGCTGGTCCGTTCGGATGCAACTTCCCGACCGAAAGACGCTCAGTTCGCTCTGGGAGTACTGCGACGAGGAAGATATCGGGTTCGAGTTGGGTCACATCTACACGCTCGACGACTTCTCCATCGACGGCGTGGGACTCACCGACGCACAACGAGACGCGCTCGTTACGGCCTACGAGGCGGGATACTTCGAGGAGCCCCGCGACACATCGCTGGAAGAACTCGCCGGCGAACTGGATATCTCCCCGACGGCTGTCGGTGGCCGGATTCGCCGGGGGACCGCTCGACTCATCGAGCAGACGTTGCTCGACGACTCGTGAATCAGACCGCGGAGACGTAGTCGTCCTGTGGTTCCCAGAGCGCGCCGCGCATCCGGTGGTCGTGGACGGCGTCGAGCGTTTCGCCGACCGTCCAGCCCAACTCGCTCATCGCCGCGCTCAGTTCGCCGAGCGGGACGCCCTCCTCGGGGTCCGTGACGAGGCTCTCCACCACCGCGGGCACGTCGTCGCTCGCGACGCCGAGGGAGGGGGTCTGTTCCCATTCCACGTCGTGGCCCGTCACCGACTGGTGGCGCCGGTAGAAGCGGACGATTTCGTTCGGGTCCGTCGCTTCCCGACGCTCCTCACAGTCGACACAGGCCGCGACGAACGGTCCCGTCACGTCTCGTACGCCTCCTGCACGAGTCGGTGGAACCGGTGAAGGGTGTGCTCGTTGGGGCCGAGCTGTGCCTGTGCGAGCGCCCCGGAGCGAAGTCCGTCGTACTGTCGCTCGACGAGTTCGAAGTCCTCCTCTTGCAGCTGCCGGCTGGTGCGGACGAACTCCTCTTCGGCATCGCTCAGGTCGGGGTCCGCGAAGTAG is a genomic window of Haloplanus vescus containing:
- a CDS encoding SDR family oxidoreductase, with protein sequence MDLGLDGNAALVSASSSGLGKASAAALAAEGANVVVNGRDPDRLADAVDDIRETATGDVVGVQGDITDPDDVTALVERTVEEFGGLDHLVTSAGGPPSGPFLDTTDEDWYEAYDLLVMSVVRLVREAAPLLQDGGGTIVNVASGSVKEAIDGLVLSNSVRMSVVGLEKTLSEELAPDVRANAVLPGTHETPRIEELVEQGVERGDYPDYETGVEEWSAGNPQERIGQPEEFGDVVAFLCSERASYVNGAAIPVDGGDHASNL
- a CDS encoding helix-turn-helix domain-containing protein, with the protein product MSLVAVAELAHPDLALTPTIRATDASIQVVSHTATDAETGMFFFLVESDSFPEFEAALEADHTVSESLIVAEAETTRIYRLGHSDGTKLLSPTVTEMGGLMLEADSTADGWSVRMQLPDRKTLSSLWEYCDEEDIGFELGHIYTLDDFSIDGVGLTDAQRDALVTAYEAGYFEEPRDTSLEELAGELDISPTAVGGRIRRGTARLIEQTLLDDS